Genomic segment of Methanolobus mangrovi:
CGAATTGCTTTTTATATAAAAGATGTTCGCAACGAAACTATGCTCTTAGCTCCACCTTTTTCAAAGAACATCCCTGAACCTGAGTCTCATCCATAGGACCAAGCACCTTTATGACTGTGCATTTATCCCCTTCCTTAAGGCCTTCAGGATAAAGTATGTCATACACACTGTCGTCGAAAGACTGGCATTTTGGATGTTCGTAGCTTATCTTTGAACCTTCTACTGCCTTCCTAGATTCAATTGCCGCAACTATCGGGGAACTTTCAACATCAACAGTCAGTACTCCACCATCATGAATAAAACATTCGTGAACAGTATCGCTTCTGACCTTTGCAACACGGTACTTACGACCTGGCTCAAGATTCATGCAGGTACGCCTCAACTTGCATTTTTTACATTCACGGGACTCACCCATGAATATGAAATCCTCGCCTTCTTTTGCAAGCCTTGAACCAATAAGTGTAATGGTAGTATTGTTATCTATCATATAAATCACCTTGATAAATTGAATTTGGCTATCCCATTATGAAATAACTTTTGTTAATCGTGCAACCTTCTCGGCAGCCTCGGAAGTCAGACCTGCACCAAGTATTGTATATCTCTCAGGACGTATCTCATGTGCAACTAGAAGCGCCTCTAATATATACCTATCTTCAATTCCAAGTTCTTTAGCGGTTGTCGGAGCTCCTATTATCTCCAGGCATTCCTTTATCTTCTTCCAGTCACCGCCATGAAGATACATCATCATTATGGTCCCTACCCCGCATTGTTCTCCATGGAGAGCCGAGTTTGGAACCACCATGTCAAGTGCATGACTGAACATATGCTCCGAACCGGAAGCCGGTCTTGAAGAACCCGCAATACTCATGGCAACACCACTTGAGACCAGAGCCTTCACAACTATCCTCACAGAACTTTCCAGATCAGGTTTGATAGCTTCCGGAGAATCCATCAATATCTGGGCCGTCATCCTGGAAAGAGCAGCTGCATACTCACTGAAAGGCTCGTTCCTTAACCTATGGGCAAGTTCCCAATCAAGAACCGCAGTATAGTTTGAGATTATATCCCCGCATCCTGCAGCAAGCAAACGGTAAGGTGCACTGGATATTATATGTGTATCCGCGATCACGGCCATGGGAGCATTTACCTCAATGGATGCCTTCTTTCCTTTGTCGTGTATCGAAGCCCTTGATGAGACAATACCATCATGTGATGCCGCCGTAGGCACACTTATGAAAGGAAGATCGAGTTGTGTGGCTGCGAGTTTTGCCACATCTATGGACTTACCGCTTCCAACCCCTATAAGGTACTTCGAATTTGCTTCCTGTGCCTGAGCTGCTGCTTTTTTGACCTCGGCCATGGATGCTTCTTTTGAGACAGTTATAGCTGGCTCATAACCACATTCATCCAGAAGGTCGAATACAACATCTCCGGCTATCTTCTTAGTATTGTTTCCCGTAACAATGAAAGCACCTTCCCGGAGCTTCAGGTCATCACAAACATCCTTTATATCGTAGATAACATCAGGACCAACAACGACATCCCTTGGTAGCTGCATCCATTTTTTCTTGCCTTGTGTCGGGATCACTCATATACCTGCCAAAAACTGAATAATTGAATTTTGTTTGTAACCGAGTTTAGTAATCAATATCGTGTAAGCATCAGCCCGTCAATAAAAAACAGGCTTTAAATGAGATATTTATTATGGTTGGTTCGGTTTTCGCCTATACCCATAAACTATTAAATATTAGTCGTATTTAGGATATTCCTATATTATATGTTACTGCTGTGATTATAATGCCATTAATAGATAAAGTTACCCGATTCATTAACGATTATTACATTGACCCTATTCTTCAAGATAGTGGCTACAACATCGTTAATACTGTCACATGGGCTATATTGCTGGGAATATGTATTTTCGGCGTTGTAAAGTTGTTGAAAAAGCTGGATATAGAGATTGATGACAGGTTTACATTATCGGTGGTTCCATTTGTCCTTGCAGGTTCATCCCTGAGAGTGATAGAAGACACAGGAATACTTACAGCTCCTGCAAGTTACCTGTTCATAACCCCTAACATCTATTTTGTGGTATTTGCAATAACAGTGTTCTTCCTGGTGCTTTCAAAATGGATTGTGAAGTTAAAAGGAAGAGGAGATTACCGGAAAAACTTTGCAGGTTTTGGGCTCGCATGGTTCCTTGTAAATCTCACAGTCCTGTTTTACCTCGAAGACCTGGTTCTTCCATGGGTACCTGTATTTGTCATAGGTGCAGCAAGTGTAATAGTACTCCTGATAAAGCTCATATTTGACCGCATAGGTCTTGACCTGCTTAAAAGCAAGATCAATATAGCAATACTCTGGGCACACCTGATGGATGCATCTTCAACCATTGCAGGAATTGATTTTCTCGGATATTACGAAAAGCATGTGGTGCCATCATACCTCATAGACCTTACAGGTACGGCATTTGTGATGTATCCGTTAAAACTATCTATATTCATCCCGGTACTATATATACTGGATAATCATTTTGACGAGGACGAGGAATCACAGACATTAAAGACCTTCCTGAAACTGGTTATCATAGTCCTTGGATTATCACCTGCATGCAGGAACACCATCAGGATGGCATTCGGAGTTTAGGCCAATGCACGATGAAAATACAAAAGAGCTATTCAGGACCTACATCAACGAGTTGAAACCCTTTGTGTGGGCCAGTCTCCTATTCTTTATTTTATCAACTATTGCAGGTTACGCCTATTACGCAATTGAACCTTCATATGCATTGGATTCACTTGGAGGACTGGAAGAACTTGCAGAGATGCTTCAGGGCCTTTCTGCTTTTGAGATAATGCTGCTTATTTTTGTGAACAATGCCGTGAAAATGTTCTTTTCCATACTGCTGGGTTTTGTTTTTGGCATTATCCCTTTTGGATTTCTGGTGCTGAACGGATTTATCCTGGGTGTCTTCGCGCATTATCAGGGAGCTCAGAGCGGAGCATTGTTCATAATAGCAGGCCTGACCCCACACGGCATCATCGAAATACCCATGTTGATAATATCGTCTGCAATAGGAATGAAGATTGGATATGTTGCATTACAGGCAATCCGTTCACAACCTGCAGATCTTAAAGGAGAGATTATCAGAGGAATCAAATTCTACCTGCACTGGTTGTTCCCACTCATATTCCTTGCAGCCGTAATAGAGACATTCATAACACCAATGGTAATTTACCTGATTACCGGAATTTGAGATTCAAATTAAGCATTCTGACGTGAACAAGTTTATTAATACTAAATACAATGTCTGGAAAAAATCGAGGGCATACAATGATAGACAGAAAAGAGATCGCAGAGATCATTGAAGATTATGACATGGACAAGGTCAAGATAGGTGCTGTTGCTTCACATTCAGCACTAGATATCTTTGACGGTGCAATTGAAGAGAATTTCAGGACATATGCAGTCTGCCAGCAGGGTCGTGAAAAGACATACACGGACTACTTCAAATCACAAAGGGATAGCAATGGCAATGTTGTACGTGGAATTGTGGATGAACATATTTTATTGAACAAATTCAGTGAAACCACAAACCCGGACATCCAGAAAAAGCTGGTTGAAGAGAATGTGCTTTTCATACCAAACCGTTCATTTACATCTTATTGTGGTATCGATGAAGTAGAAAATGATTTTAAGGTCCCTCTTGTAGGAAGCAGGAACATGCTTCGCAGCGAGGAAAGAGGTATTGACCGTGACTACTACTGGCTCCTTGAAAAAGCGGGATTGCCATTCCCTGAGAGAATAAACGATCCACAGGACATTGAAGAACTTGTAATGGTAAAACTTCCCCATGCAGTCAAGAAACTGGAAAGAGGTTTCTTCACAGCAGGAACCTACGAGGAATACCAGCAAAAGGCACAATCTCTCCTTAAACAGGGTGTCATCACACAGGATGCCCTGGATAATGCAAGGATCGAACGCTATGTGATAGGCCCTGTGTTCAACTTCGATATGTTCTACTCACCTATCGAGACAGAGATGAGCAAACTTGAGATTCTTGGTGTTGACTGGCGCTTTGAGACAAGTCTGGATGGACATGTCCGTTTGCCTGCACCACAGCAGATGACACTTGCAGAACACCAGCTCACACCTGAATACACTGTTTGTGGCCACAATTCTGCAACCCTTAGAGAATCCCTCCTTGAAGAAGTGTTCAGGCTTTCTGAAAAGTACATCGAGGCTGCAAGCAAGTATTATGACCCCGGAGTGATCGGTCCGTTCTGTCTGCAGACATGTGTTGACAAAGACCTGAACTTCTACATATATGATGTAGCACCAAGAGTCGGTGGCGGAACCAATGTGCACATGTCAGTGGGACACCCATATGGTAATACCACATGGAGAAATACAATGAGCACAGGTCGCCGTGTTGCTTTTGAGATCAGAAGAGCTATTGAGACCGACCAGCTTGATAAGATCATAACATAAGTTATATTTTGTATAGTCTGAACCTGAAGTTCAGACTTAACTTTATTTTTTACGCCCATATTGCAATTTAATTAATAAGTATAGATGAATAATAGTCTTTTTATATAAGTATCTGCATAATATATTCTACATGGAAATCAACCGAGTTCCAACAGGAATAAATGAACTTGATGCGATACTTGAAGGTGGCTATCCTTCACAACAGGGTATTCTAATAAGTGGACCACCCGGCTCAGGAAAAAGTATTCTTGCAACTCATTTTCTTTACAGATCATGTAAAGACGGGAAAAAATGTATGTTGATGCTCACGCAGGTTAACGTGGAAAGCTACCTGGAGCAGGCACTGAGTATAGGAATCGATTTCCAGGCATGTATCGACAAGGGAAGCCTGCTTATTAAAAAATCATTTGAGACCCGTACAAATAAGATATACAACGCCGAAAGACATGGTACTGGAATCGGATTCCTTGAAAAGGATTGTGTCCAGAACGTGCTGGAAATACCGGATGACGTGGAGATCGTAGTAATAGATAATCTTGACATGTTATCCCTCTATCACAGCACTGAAGAATTTGCGGACAAATTTTTCACTATAAATGACATTCTTTTTGCTAAAAAATGTACAACGCTTTTTCTTATAGGACAGGAAGACTCGAGGACGAAACATACTATCGCACAACACACATCTTTTGGAAACATCGAGCTTTACACCGACCGTGATTCCTTTACAGGAAGAGGGATGCGTCAGATGTATATTCCAAAAATGAGATGCACATATCTTTCGCTGGAACCTCTCAATTTCAAGATCACAAAAGAAGGCATTAAGATAGAGAAGATATTCCAGAGAGATGAGATTATAAAAGATGCCCTTGGAGCTTTAGTGTAACCATACAGATTCAATGGTTACCCCCTTCGTATGACTTTTTAATAGTAAGTTATATACACCATTAAAAGAATAAGACCTGTTTTGCCATACTATAGGCATTTGTACTTTCTGTTTTGTTCGAAATCATTTAAATATGATTAATCGAATGATACACCACAAATCTAAACAGCAGGTAATCAATCTATTAAATTCATATTAAAATTATTACACTTTTAAAATATTGCCCAACCGGGAGGGAAATCAAAAATTGAGTCAACCTTGTGTTAATATCGGCATGGTAGGTCATGTCGACCACGGAAAAACCACACTTGTCAGCGCGCTGTCAGGGGTCTGGACAGACACGCACAGTGAAGAGCTGAAGCGTGGAATATCCATCAGACTGGGATACGCTGATGCCACATTCAGAAAATGCCCAAACTGCCCCGAACCTCAGTGTTATACAGTAAAAGACACTTGTGAAGGATGCAATGAACCATCTGAAGAGCTAAGGACAGTATCATTTGTAGATGCACCAGGTCACGAGACACTGATGGCTACTATGCTATCAGGTGCAGCCATTATGGATGGTGCAATGCTTGTTATTGCAGCAAACGAAACCTGCCCACAGCCCCAGACAAAAGAACACCTGATGGCATTGAACATCATTGGTATCAAGAACATTGTCATCGTGCAGAACAAAATCGACCTTGTATCAAAAGAAAAGGTCATCGAACACTATCACCAGATCAAGGAATTCGTTAAGGGCACTGTTGCTGAAGATGCTCCAATCGTACCAATATCTGCACAGCAGAACATAAACATCGATGCGCTTATCATGACGATGGAAAAAGTGATTCCAACGCCTGTGCATAAGAACGATAAACCACCTCACATGCTTATTGCAAGGTCCTTTGATATTAACAAACCAGGAACCAGCATTAAGAATATAAGTGGCGGAGTGATTGGCGGAACACTCACCGAAGGTCTGCTACATGCTGGCGATGAGCTTGAGATAAGACCCGGCAGGAAAGTAGAAAGTGACGGAGCTACCAGATGGGTGCCTATCAGGACAAAGGTATCAATGATAATTGCTGGTAAGGAAAATGTAGATGAAGCAACCCCTGGAGGACTTCTTGCAGTCGGTACGACCCTTGACCCCACACTTACAAAGAGTGATTCACTTACAGGACAGGTCGCAGGTCTGCCGGAAACTTTGCCACCTATTCACGATGATTTCAAACTTGAGCTCCACCTGCTCGAAAGAGTAGTCGGTGTCTCTGATGAAGAAGAGATAGGACCTATAAAGACCAGTGAGCCACTTATGCTTAATGTCGGTACAGCTACAACAGTAGGCGTGGTAACCAGTGCCCGTAAGGACATTGCTGAAGTTAAGTTGAAGAGACCTGTGTGCGCAGAGATCGGATCCACAGTAGCTATCAGCAGACGTGTAGGGTCACGCTGGAGACTTATTGGCGTAGGAGTTATTGAGGCTTGAAGGTAATTATTGATACAAATGCATTGATGATACCTGTTCAGTTCAATGTTGATATTTTCGAAGAGCTAAGAAGACTTGGGTATGACATACACCTTGTCCCGACAGCCGTTATCAATGAACTGAACATCCTTATAAAGAATCTCAAGGGTAGCGACAGGACAGCTGCAAAGGTTGCACGGGCAATGATAGATAGGTGTGAGATAATCCAGGCGGATGGACATGCCGATGATGTCATTCTTAATCTTGCGACCGATCTTGCAGCATCTGTACTCACAAATGACATAGGGCTTAGGAAAAGACTCGAAAAAAGAGATATCCCAGTCATATGCCTGCGACAGAAGAACAGGCTTGAGATACTACCATAATTCAATCATAGATCAGTTTAAAATCATATAAGTTGTTAAAGGCTAATTATACAGGATTATTGGAGTTAGTCACTATGTACAAAAAGATGAAACTTGCCGATACGATTCGCGTTGCACCCGAGCTTTTAGGCAAGGACGTTAACGAAAATGTCAGGAATGCCTTGAAACATAAACTCGAAGGCAGGATAGACAAGG
This window contains:
- a CDS encoding translation initiation factor IF-2 subunit gamma; this translates as MSQPCVNIGMVGHVDHGKTTLVSALSGVWTDTHSEELKRGISIRLGYADATFRKCPNCPEPQCYTVKDTCEGCNEPSEELRTVSFVDAPGHETLMATMLSGAAIMDGAMLVIAANETCPQPQTKEHLMALNIIGIKNIVIVQNKIDLVSKEKVIEHYHQIKEFVKGTVAEDAPIVPISAQQNINIDALIMTMEKVIPTPVHKNDKPPHMLIARSFDINKPGTSIKNISGGVIGGTLTEGLLHAGDELEIRPGRKVESDGATRWVPIRTKVSMIIAGKENVDEATPGGLLAVGTTLDPTLTKSDSLTGQVAGLPETLPPIHDDFKLELHLLERVVGVSDEEEIGPIKTSEPLMLNVGTATTVGVVTSARKDIAEVKLKRPVCAEIGSTVAISRRVGSRWRLIGVGVIEA
- a CDS encoding NAD(P)-dependent glycerol-1-phosphate dehydrogenase, whose protein sequence is MQLPRDVVVGPDVIYDIKDVCDDLKLREGAFIVTGNNTKKIAGDVVFDLLDECGYEPAITVSKEASMAEVKKAAAQAQEANSKYLIGVGSGKSIDVAKLAATQLDLPFISVPTAASHDGIVSSRASIHDKGKKASIEVNAPMAVIADTHIISSAPYRLLAAGCGDIISNYTAVLDWELAHRLRNEPFSEYAAALSRMTAQILMDSPEAIKPDLESSVRIVVKALVSSGVAMSIAGSSRPASGSEHMFSHALDMVVPNSALHGEQCGVGTIMMMYLHGGDWKKIKECLEIIGAPTTAKELGIEDRYILEALLVAHEIRPERYTILGAGLTSEAAEKVARLTKVIS
- a CDS encoding formate--phosphoribosylaminoimidazolecarboxamide ligase family protein; amino-acid sequence: MIDRKEIAEIIEDYDMDKVKIGAVASHSALDIFDGAIEENFRTYAVCQQGREKTYTDYFKSQRDSNGNVVRGIVDEHILLNKFSETTNPDIQKKLVEENVLFIPNRSFTSYCGIDEVENDFKVPLVGSRNMLRSEERGIDRDYYWLLEKAGLPFPERINDPQDIEELVMVKLPHAVKKLERGFFTAGTYEEYQQKAQSLLKQGVITQDALDNARIERYVIGPVFNFDMFYSPIETEMSKLEILGVDWRFETSLDGHVRLPAPQQMTLAEHQLTPEYTVCGHNSATLRESLLEEVFRLSEKYIEAASKYYDPGVIGPFCLQTCVDKDLNFYIYDVAPRVGGGTNVHMSVGHPYGNTTWRNTMSTGRRVAFEIRRAIETDQLDKIIT
- a CDS encoding stage II sporulation protein M; the encoded protein is MHDENTKELFRTYINELKPFVWASLLFFILSTIAGYAYYAIEPSYALDSLGGLEELAEMLQGLSAFEIMLLIFVNNAVKMFFSILLGFVFGIIPFGFLVLNGFILGVFAHYQGAQSGALFIIAGLTPHGIIEIPMLIISSAIGMKIGYVALQAIRSQPADLKGEIIRGIKFYLHWLFPLIFLAAVIETFITPMVIYLITGI
- a CDS encoding RAD55 family ATPase; translation: MEINRVPTGINELDAILEGGYPSQQGILISGPPGSGKSILATHFLYRSCKDGKKCMLMLTQVNVESYLEQALSIGIDFQACIDKGSLLIKKSFETRTNKIYNAERHGTGIGFLEKDCVQNVLEIPDDVEIVVIDNLDMLSLYHSTEEFADKFFTINDILFAKKCTTLFLIGQEDSRTKHTIAQHTSFGNIELYTDRDSFTGRGMRQMYIPKMRCTYLSLEPLNFKITKEGIKIEKIFQRDEIIKDALGALV
- a CDS encoding UPF0179 family protein produces the protein MIDNNTTITLIGSRLAKEGEDFIFMGESRECKKCKLRRTCMNLEPGRKYRVAKVRSDTVHECFIHDGGVLTVDVESSPIVAAIESRKAVEGSKISYEHPKCQSFDDSVYDILYPEGLKEGDKCTVIKVLGPMDETQVQGCSLKKVELRA
- a CDS encoding DUF63 family protein, coding for MPLIDKVTRFINDYYIDPILQDSGYNIVNTVTWAILLGICIFGVVKLLKKLDIEIDDRFTLSVVPFVLAGSSLRVIEDTGILTAPASYLFITPNIYFVVFAITVFFLVLSKWIVKLKGRGDYRKNFAGFGLAWFLVNLTVLFYLEDLVLPWVPVFVIGAASVIVLLIKLIFDRIGLDLLKSKINIAILWAHLMDASSTIAGIDFLGYYEKHVVPSYLIDLTGTAFVMYPLKLSIFIPVLYILDNHFDEDEESQTLKTFLKLVIIVLGLSPACRNTIRMAFGV
- a CDS encoding DNA-binding protein, producing MKVIIDTNALMIPVQFNVDIFEELRRLGYDIHLVPTAVINELNILIKNLKGSDRTAAKVARAMIDRCEIIQADGHADDVILNLATDLAASVLTNDIGLRKRLEKRDIPVICLRQKNRLEILP